The following are from one region of the Alicyclobacillus fastidiosus genome:
- a CDS encoding M20 family metallopeptidase, whose translation MVVNQQQLAKVRIQQAVDARDAELRELALKIHAHPELSFAEHQAVEWLVAPLVDAGFQVERGIAGLPTAFRASWGNQLEGPVVAVLAEYDALPEIGHACGHNLIGTAAVGAALALHDAHPDLPGQIVVLGTPAEEDGGGKIIMCEAGVFDDIDAAMLCHPRNMTTVTRGSLACVDVTFKFYGRQAHASSAPEEGISALDAVIQTFVTINGLRQFFTSDVRIHGIITKGGSAPNVVPEYCEAKFILRAASVEGLEAVRQKVYEAVRHCSQAVGARCAIEEGLIYAERNNNKALGELFKQNLIAMGIEVCDPPAGSGLGSSDIGNVGRITATIHPYIRIGDVSNHTPAFRDAAASEGGLVALNQACKALAMTAYDLFANPLALKQVRGEFEQWHAANHRRTD comes from the coding sequence GTGGTCGTCAACCAACAACAATTGGCCAAGGTGCGTATCCAACAGGCGGTAGACGCCCGGGACGCCGAACTCCGTGAACTCGCGTTGAAAATACACGCCCATCCTGAGCTTAGCTTTGCAGAACACCAAGCGGTGGAGTGGTTAGTAGCCCCGCTAGTCGATGCTGGCTTTCAAGTCGAACGAGGAATCGCCGGTCTGCCAACCGCCTTCCGAGCATCCTGGGGAAATCAGTTAGAGGGACCTGTCGTTGCAGTGTTGGCAGAGTACGATGCTCTGCCCGAGATCGGACACGCCTGTGGACACAATCTGATTGGTACCGCGGCGGTAGGGGCGGCGCTCGCCTTGCACGATGCGCACCCGGATTTGCCTGGGCAAATCGTCGTGCTCGGTACGCCGGCGGAGGAGGATGGTGGCGGAAAGATCATCATGTGCGAGGCGGGTGTGTTTGACGACATCGACGCCGCGATGCTGTGTCATCCGCGCAACATGACCACTGTGACTCGGGGGTCGCTGGCGTGTGTCGATGTGACATTCAAATTCTATGGCAGGCAGGCACATGCCTCGTCAGCCCCCGAGGAAGGCATTAGTGCGCTGGACGCAGTCATTCAAACGTTCGTGACCATCAATGGCCTACGACAATTCTTCACGAGCGACGTGAGAATCCACGGGATTATCACGAAAGGCGGATCTGCGCCAAATGTGGTTCCCGAATATTGTGAGGCGAAGTTTATTCTCCGAGCGGCCTCCGTGGAAGGACTTGAGGCCGTTCGCCAGAAAGTTTACGAGGCCGTGCGACATTGTTCACAGGCAGTGGGCGCCCGTTGCGCAATTGAGGAAGGTCTCATCTATGCGGAGCGCAACAACAATAAGGCACTTGGCGAGTTGTTTAAGCAGAATCTCATCGCAATGGGCATCGAGGTGTGCGATCCGCCGGCTGGAAGCGGCTTGGGCTCTTCCGACATCGGCAACGTCGGGCGCATTACGGCGACGATTCACCCATACATCCGCATCGGGGACGTCTCGAATCACACGCCGGCATTTCGCGATGCGGCCGCGTCGGAGGGTGGCTTGGTCGCCTTAAATCAGGCGTGTAAGGCATTGGCGATGACTGCGTACGATTTGTTTGCCAATCCGCTCGCATTGAAGCAGGTTCGCGGTGAGTTTGAACAGTGGCACGCTGCCAATCACAGGCGTACCGACTGA
- a CDS encoding SGNH/GDSL hydrolase family protein translates to MLLQPGTKLVMIGDSITDCGRKRPIGEGLFDALGHGYVSVVHALLASAYPDYRIRVVNMGVGGNTVRDLQERWQSDVLELEPDWVSVMIGINDVWRQFDQPLIRESHVTIKEYEETLRELVERTLPHVKGLILLSPFYIESNHQDAMRSMMDEYGDVVRRVAEDNRCLFVDTQAAFDSALKHVYPASIALDRVHPSLTGHMMIARALLRTLEFDDDRSI, encoded by the coding sequence GTGTTGCTTCAACCTGGAACGAAACTTGTCATGATTGGAGATTCGATTACAGATTGCGGGCGTAAGCGTCCGATTGGCGAAGGATTGTTTGATGCACTTGGGCACGGATATGTGTCAGTCGTTCACGCATTGTTGGCCAGTGCATATCCGGACTATCGAATCCGAGTCGTGAATATGGGTGTAGGGGGAAATACAGTTCGCGATCTACAGGAACGATGGCAGTCAGACGTGCTTGAGCTAGAGCCAGATTGGGTATCTGTGATGATTGGCATCAACGATGTGTGGCGACAATTTGATCAACCTCTGATCCGGGAATCCCACGTGACAATCAAAGAGTATGAAGAAACGCTTCGAGAACTCGTTGAACGAACATTGCCTCATGTGAAGGGACTTATCTTGCTATCACCGTTTTATATTGAGTCCAATCACCAGGATGCTATGCGGTCGATGATGGACGAATATGGTGATGTTGTTCGACGCGTAGCAGAGGACAACCGTTGTTTGTTTGTAGACACTCAAGCAGCGTTTGACTCGGCGTTAAAGCATGTGTACCCAGCTTCTATTGCACTGGATCGGGTTCATCCGTCTCTAACAGGTCACATGATGATTGCACGTGCATTGCTCAGAACACTAGAATTTGATGATGATCGCTCCATCTGA